Proteins encoded within one genomic window of Halomonas sp. YLGW01:
- a CDS encoding TRAP transporter small permease subunit, giving the protein MSRPTRRHEAPDDALVAATAGEPEPSDPARSLFDRSVAWVSRGAAWLVFIAMGISVFEVIMRYGFDSPTSWVHETVVMLVAVSFALGGPAALAGNQHIRVRVLYDSAGPRLRLWLDRFNDLVTLGFCLAMSYAAFVMFWDASHNPLGDWSLERSGTSWNPPFPALVKGIIMASLMVMSVQALIHSVQSLRAKPTTHTEGSR; this is encoded by the coding sequence ATGTCTCGACCAACCCGTCGCCATGAGGCGCCCGACGACGCGCTCGTCGCCGCTACCGCGGGGGAGCCCGAGCCGAGTGATCCGGCGCGTAGCCTCTTCGACCGGAGCGTGGCCTGGGTGTCCCGGGGTGCGGCCTGGCTGGTGTTCATCGCCATGGGCATCAGTGTCTTCGAGGTCATCATGCGCTATGGCTTCGACTCGCCGACCTCCTGGGTGCACGAGACCGTGGTCATGCTGGTGGCCGTGAGCTTTGCCCTCGGCGGTCCTGCGGCGCTGGCCGGCAATCAGCACATCCGCGTGCGGGTGCTCTACGACAGCGCCGGGCCGCGCCTCAGGCTGTGGCTGGACCGTTTCAATGACCTGGTGACCCTGGGCTTCTGCCTGGCGATGAGCTATGCCGCCTTCGTGATGTTCTGGGATGCCTCTCATAATCCACTCGGCGACTGGTCACTGGAGCGCTCGGGTACGTCCTGGAATCCGCCGTTTCCGGCCCTGGTCAAGGGCATCATCATGGCCTCGCTGATGGTGATGAGCGTCCAGGCGCTGATTCATAGCGTCCAGTCGCTGCGCGCCAAGCCGACCACACACACCGAGGGGAGCCGGTAA
- a CDS encoding gluconokinase — translation MKNSSLTLLVMGVSGSGKSHIGCRLAEAIHAEFIDADDHHSEASIAKMAKGEPLTDSDRQDWLLTLADLYRDYQQQGKDVVIGCSALKHRYRDVLRQGAPELKILYLDGSREVLLERLGGRTGHFFAGEHMLDSQLADLEVPEDTEAIRLNIRQSPDIIVDKFLKKIGIKADKHQ, via the coding sequence ATGAAAAACTCGTCACTTACTCTGCTTGTCATGGGCGTCTCCGGGTCGGGAAAATCTCATATCGGCTGCCGTCTTGCCGAGGCAATACATGCCGAATTCATCGATGCGGATGATCATCACAGTGAGGCCAGCATCGCCAAGATGGCCAAGGGCGAGCCGCTGACCGACAGCGACCGGCAGGACTGGCTGCTGACGCTTGCCGACCTGTACCGCGACTACCAGCAACAAGGCAAGGATGTGGTGATCGGCTGCTCGGCGCTCAAGCACCGCTATCGCGATGTCCTGCGACAGGGTGCGCCCGAACTGAAGATCCTCTATCTCGACGGTTCCCGAGAGGTCTTGCTTGAGCGTCTGGGCGGACGCACTGGCCACTTCTTCGCCGGCGAGCACATGCTGGACAGCCAGTTGGCTGATCTTGAAGTACCGGAAGATACGGAAGCCATCCGACTGAATATTCGTCAGTCACCCGATATCATCGTGGATAAATTCCTGAAGAAAATCGGCATTAAAGCCGACAAACATCAGTAG
- a CDS encoding TRAP transporter large permease subunit, which yields MDIADGTLLLVGAIFALLVTGLPLAFITGLVALVFTFGWFGGNALPLVTSRVFGFVTEYSLVAVPMFVLMASLLDRSGIAKDLFNAMRVFAGRLPGGVAVQTIVVAFFLAALSGIIGGEIVLLGILALPQMLRLGYDKHLSIGVVCAGGALGTMMPPSIVLIIYGLIASVSIADLFTAAITPAVILMGSYIAYVLVRCLRNPSMGPPMTDADREDGFSSRWQALRAIMVPGLIAFMVLGTIYGGVASVTEAAAMGVFGVLLAIVLRGEFSFKTLHASLGQTMTTCGMIIWIGIGAAALVGVYNLMGGNRFISQMILGMEVEPIVILLVMMAILLVLGMFLDWIGVAMLALPIFVPIVVQLGYSPIWFGILFAVNMQVSFLSPPFGPAAFYLKGVAPAGISLKDIFVSLLPFIAIQLCVLFALLFFPDLAMWLV from the coding sequence ATGGATATCGCCGACGGAACACTCTTGCTGGTCGGAGCCATCTTCGCGCTGCTGGTGACCGGCCTGCCGCTGGCCTTCATCACCGGCCTGGTGGCGTTGGTCTTCACCTTCGGCTGGTTCGGGGGCAATGCCTTGCCGCTGGTCACCAGTCGGGTATTTGGCTTCGTCACCGAATATTCGCTGGTGGCGGTGCCGATGTTCGTGCTGATGGCCTCGTTGCTGGATCGATCCGGCATTGCCAAGGATCTGTTCAACGCCATGCGGGTCTTCGCCGGCCGGCTGCCCGGCGGGGTCGCCGTGCAGACCATCGTGGTGGCCTTCTTCCTGGCCGCGCTGTCCGGCATCATCGGCGGCGAGATCGTGCTGCTGGGCATCCTGGCCTTGCCGCAGATGCTGCGTCTGGGCTATGACAAGCATCTGTCGATCGGTGTGGTCTGCGCCGGCGGGGCGCTGGGCACCATGATGCCGCCTTCGATCGTGCTGATCATCTATGGCCTGATCGCCAGCGTGTCGATCGCCGACCTGTTCACCGCGGCCATCACGCCGGCGGTGATCCTGATGGGCTCCTATATCGCCTATGTGCTGGTGCGCTGCCTGCGCAATCCGAGTATGGGCCCACCGATGACCGATGCCGATCGTGAAGACGGCTTTTCCTCCCGCTGGCAGGCGCTCAGGGCCATCATGGTGCCGGGGCTGATCGCCTTCATGGTGCTGGGCACCATCTACGGCGGCGTGGCCTCGGTGACCGAAGCCGCGGCGATGGGGGTGTTCGGGGTGCTGCTGGCGATCGTGCTGCGCGGCGAGTTCTCCTTCAAGACGCTGCACGCAAGCCTCGGTCAGACCATGACCACCTGCGGCATGATCATCTGGATCGGGATCGGCGCCGCGGCACTGGTCGGGGTCTACAACCTGATGGGCGGCAACCGCTTCATCTCGCAGATGATCCTCGGCATGGAGGTGGAGCCGATCGTGATTCTGCTGGTGATGATGGCGATCCTGCTGGTACTGGGCATGTTCCTCGACTGGATCGGGGTCGCGATGCTGGCCCTGCCGATCTTCGTGCCGATCGTCGTGCAACTGGGCTACAGCCCGATCTGGTTCGGTATCCTGTTCGCGGTCAACATGCAGGTCTCCTTCCTGTCACCGCCGTTCGGGCCGGCCGCCTTCTACCTGAAGGGGGTGGCGCCGGCCGGTATCAGCCTCAAGGACATCTTCGTGTCGCTGCTGCCGTTCATTGCCATTCAGCTCTGCGTGCTGTTCGCCTTGCTGTTCTTCCCCGACCTGGCCATGTGGCTGGTCTGA
- a CDS encoding polyphosphate:AMP phosphotransferase, with the protein MKKDTLRYRLLAAQLEMARREDRALVLLLGGQTASYMQPLLNLLNQWLENRRTEVHALEHSSEEARRPALWRYWRRIPARGTTGIFVHGWYGDALFARAERRIGAGAFEDHLERIRDFEAELAAENVVLVKIWLDIDREAQGERLAAMLEDPARAWQLDPSDWQRHLQHPLIESLGASLRETTQADWAPWFCLTGKEPDELMHQVAERLLEAMSRPSVDPEAPWASSQPLPAVGEAPSVRAPGPEQAPTASPDKADYHRRLVEQQARLSRNSREAARRGIPVVLVFEGHDAAGKGGSIHRVTSALEARRYRVHSIAAPSDEERAHPWAWRFWRRLPADGRFALFDRSWYGRVLVERVEGFATPAQWRRAYGEIRHFEQRLLEHGTVLGKFFLSISKDEQLRRFEARARTPHKQHKLTEEDWRNRARWEDYQGAIDDMFTQTHRPHAPWSLIACDDKRQARLEVIEQINALLERRLDGEL; encoded by the coding sequence ATGAAGAAAGACACCCTGCGCTATCGTCTGCTGGCGGCGCAACTCGAGATGGCCAGGCGGGAGGATCGCGCCCTGGTGCTACTGCTGGGTGGTCAGACGGCGAGTTACATGCAGCCCCTGTTGAACCTGCTCAATCAGTGGCTCGAGAACCGTCGTACCGAGGTGCATGCCCTGGAGCACAGCAGCGAGGAGGCCAGGCGGCCGGCGCTGTGGCGCTACTGGCGTCGTATTCCGGCCCGCGGTACCACCGGCATCTTCGTCCACGGCTGGTATGGCGATGCGCTCTTCGCCCGGGCCGAGCGGCGCATCGGCGCGGGTGCCTTCGAGGATCACCTCGAACGAATCCGCGACTTCGAGGCCGAGCTCGCCGCCGAGAACGTGGTACTGGTCAAGATCTGGCTGGACATCGATCGCGAGGCTCAAGGTGAGCGTCTGGCGGCCATGCTCGAGGACCCGGCCCGCGCCTGGCAGCTCGATCCCAGCGACTGGCAGCGTCACCTCCAGCATCCGCTGATCGAGAGCCTCGGCGCCTCGCTTCGCGAGACCACCCAGGCCGATTGGGCGCCCTGGTTCTGTCTCACGGGAAAGGAGCCGGATGAGCTGATGCATCAGGTAGCCGAGCGACTGCTCGAGGCCATGTCCCGGCCATCGGTGGACCCCGAGGCGCCCTGGGCGAGCAGTCAGCCGCTGCCGGCGGTCGGGGAGGCGCCTTCGGTACGCGCGCCTGGCCCCGAGCAGGCCCCAACCGCGTCCCCGGACAAGGCGGACTATCATCGGCGGCTGGTCGAGCAGCAGGCGCGGCTGTCGCGCAACAGCCGCGAGGCGGCAAGGCGCGGTATACCGGTGGTGCTGGTCTTCGAGGGTCATGATGCCGCCGGTAAGGGCGGCAGCATTCACCGGGTCACCTCGGCGCTGGAGGCGCGCCGCTATCGGGTACACAGCATCGCCGCCCCCAGCGACGAGGAGCGTGCTCACCCGTGGGCGTGGCGTTTCTGGCGGCGGCTGCCGGCGGATGGGCGCTTCGCGCTCTTCGACCGTTCCTGGTACGGGCGGGTGCTGGTCGAGCGGGTCGAAGGCTTCGCCACTCCGGCTCAATGGCGGCGCGCCTATGGCGAGATTCGCCACTTCGAACAGCGCCTGCTCGAGCACGGCACCGTGCTCGGCAAGTTCTTCCTGTCGATCAGCAAGGACGAGCAGCTCAGGCGCTTCGAGGCCCGAGCCAGGACGCCGCACAAGCAGCACAAGCTGACCGAGGAGGACTGGCGCAACCGCGCCCGCTGGGAGGACTATCAGGGGGCGATCGATGACATGTTCACCCAGACCCATCGGCCCCACGCGCCCTGGTCGCTGATCGCCTGCGACGACAAGCGCCAGGCGCGCCTCGAGGTGATCGAGCAGATCAATGCGCTGCTGGAACGACGCCTCGACGGCGAACTGTGA
- the glyA gene encoding serine hydroxymethyltransferase encodes MFSRDMQIAGFDDALLEAMQKETARQEAHIELIASENYASPRVMEAQGSQLTNKYAEGYPGKRYYGGCEYVDIVEQLAIDYAKELFGASYANVQPHSGSQANGAVFQALVKPGDTILGMSLDAGGHLTHGAKPNFSGKHYDAIQYGLDDKGLIDYEEVARLAREHMPKMIIAGFSAYSQIIDWAKFREIADEVGAYLLVDMAHVAGLVAAGVYPTPLPHAHVVTTTTHKTLRGPRGGLILSAEGNADIEKKLQSAVFPGGQGGPLEHVIAAKAICFKEAMEPGFKAYQQQVVKNAQVMAKVFIERGFDIVSGGTEDHLFLLSLIKQGLTGKDADAALGRAHITVNKNAVPGDPQSPFVTSGLRIGTPAVTTRGFGETECHDLATWICDILEAMANGDSSAVEAEVQAKVEAVCARFPVYRD; translated from the coding sequence ATGTTCAGCCGTGACATGCAGATTGCCGGATTCGATGATGCCCTGCTCGAGGCGATGCAGAAGGAGACTGCTCGCCAGGAAGCGCATATCGAACTGATCGCCTCCGAGAACTACGCCAGCCCGCGGGTGATGGAAGCCCAGGGCTCGCAGCTGACCAACAAGTACGCGGAAGGCTACCCCGGCAAGCGCTACTACGGTGGCTGCGAGTATGTCGATATCGTCGAGCAGCTGGCCATCGACTATGCCAAGGAGCTGTTCGGCGCGAGCTATGCCAATGTGCAGCCGCACTCCGGTTCCCAGGCCAATGGTGCGGTCTTCCAGGCGCTGGTCAAGCCGGGCGATACCATTCTCGGCATGAGCCTCGACGCCGGCGGTCACCTGACCCACGGCGCCAAGCCGAACTTCTCCGGCAAGCACTACGACGCCATCCAGTACGGCCTCGACGACAAAGGCCTGATCGATTACGAGGAGGTCGCGCGCCTGGCTCGCGAGCATATGCCGAAGATGATCATCGCCGGCTTCTCCGCCTACTCCCAGATCATCGACTGGGCCAAGTTCCGCGAGATCGCCGACGAAGTGGGTGCCTACCTGCTGGTCGACATGGCTCACGTGGCCGGCCTGGTCGCCGCGGGTGTCTACCCGACGCCGCTGCCCCACGCCCATGTGGTCACCACCACCACTCACAAGACCCTGCGCGGTCCGCGCGGCGGCCTGATCCTGTCTGCCGAAGGCAACGCCGACATCGAGAAGAAGCTGCAGTCCGCGGTCTTCCCGGGTGGCCAGGGCGGCCCGCTGGAGCATGTCATCGCCGCCAAGGCGATCTGCTTCAAGGAGGCCATGGAGCCGGGCTTCAAGGCCTACCAGCAGCAGGTGGTCAAGAACGCCCAGGTCATGGCGAAGGTCTTCATCGAGCGCGGTTTCGACATCGTCTCCGGCGGCACCGAGGATCACCTCTTCCTGCTGTCGCTGATCAAGCAGGGCCTGACCGGCAAGGACGCGGACGCGGCCCTGGGCCGCGCCCACATCACCGTCAACAAGAACGCCGTGCCGGGTGACCCGCAGAGCCCGTTCGTCACCTCCGGCCTGCGCATCGGCACCCCGGCGGTGACCACCCGCGGCTTCGGCGAGACCGAGTGCCACGATCTGGCCACCTGGATCTGCGACATCCTCGAGGCCATGGCCAACGGCGATTCCAGCGCCGTCGAGGCCGAGGTCCAGGCCAAGGTCGAGGCGGTCTGCGCCCGCTTCCCGGTCTACCGCGACTGA
- a CDS encoding TRAP transporter substrate-binding protein yields the protein MKNVTPLKSVALKPFALKALTVAVLGSLAFGAQAAEYEWTFQTSETSGEPQFELKKAWAENVNVMSGGRIEIEILPVNAVVGATETLQAVSANILQGHLTDPSYFSGQDPAFGMMGNLVGAWGDPVEFLDYMNYAGGEEIYNELAEPYGVHLIGAAATGLEALPSTRPIRTVEDLKGLKLRAPQGMVYNIFEKAGATPVNLPGSEVYTALEKGVIDAADYTVFATNYDQGLYEFAPYPNYPGFHSLPMVAVSLNKGIWDGLPADLKAILETSVDSMSYEMVSMLKTRDLEAVKQVNQNPDIEIIDMSAEERAKFRNIAKEEWAVWAEKNAITQKFYDSVVTYLQDHNLM from the coding sequence ATGAAAAATGTCACGCCTCTCAAGTCCGTCGCCCTCAAGCCGTTCGCGCTCAAGGCCCTGACGGTGGCCGTGCTCGGTTCGCTGGCCTTCGGCGCCCAGGCGGCGGAGTACGAATGGACCTTCCAGACCTCGGAGACCTCCGGGGAGCCCCAGTTCGAGCTCAAGAAGGCCTGGGCCGAGAACGTCAATGTCATGTCCGGCGGTCGCATCGAGATCGAGATCCTGCCGGTCAACGCGGTGGTCGGGGCGACCGAGACCCTGCAGGCGGTGAGCGCCAACATCCTGCAGGGGCATCTGACCGATCCGAGCTACTTTTCCGGTCAGGATCCGGCCTTCGGCATGATGGGCAATCTGGTCGGTGCCTGGGGGGACCCGGTGGAGTTCCTGGACTACATGAACTACGCCGGCGGTGAAGAAATCTACAACGAGCTGGCCGAGCCCTATGGCGTGCACCTGATCGGCGCGGCCGCCACCGGTCTCGAGGCGTTGCCCTCCACGCGCCCGATCCGCACCGTCGAGGACCTCAAGGGCCTCAAGCTGCGTGCTCCCCAGGGGATGGTCTACAACATCTTCGAGAAGGCCGGTGCCACTCCGGTCAACCTGCCGGGCTCCGAGGTCTACACCGCCCTCGAGAAGGGCGTGATCGACGCCGCCGACTACACGGTCTTTGCCACCAACTACGACCAGGGGCTCTACGAGTTCGCGCCCTATCCGAACTACCCGGGCTTCCACTCGCTGCCGATGGTTGCGGTCTCGCTCAACAAGGGCATCTGGGATGGCCTGCCGGCCGACCTGAAGGCCATCCTAGAGACGTCTGTCGACAGCATGTCCTACGAGATGGTGTCCATGCTCAAGACGCGGGACCTCGAAGCGGTGAAGCAGGTCAACCAGAATCCGGATATCGAGATCATCGATATGTCCGCCGAGGAGCGCGCCAAGTTCCGCAATATCGCCAAGGAAGAGTGGGCGGTCTGGGCCGAGAAGAACGCCATCACCCAGAAGTTCTACGACTCCGTGGTCACCTACCTGCAGGATCACAACCTGATGTGA
- a CDS encoding FadR/GntR family transcriptional regulator, whose protein sequence is MGQAPSTSSGRASRPDIAEQLAEAIFAGVYAPGDFVPKELDLCATFGVSRSTVRSALQSLVAAGMIKRISGQGSRVQELAQWHLLDPRVSDWMARFAQPNPRIRREIFAFRVAVEPFVARLAAEHATAADLHEIETAYLGMIRALESPDHCYQGICHDDHDVAFHEAIFSATHNLLWSQISHVLKPAIALLVETSNHSADELEDSMERHRLLMEAIRLRRPDEAEQAALRVLERTGLDLGIESIFTTPLSHLRLPGALPPAS, encoded by the coding sequence ATGGGCCAAGCACCTTCCACCTCAAGCGGGCGCGCCTCACGTCCGGACATCGCCGAACAGCTGGCCGAGGCCATCTTCGCGGGCGTCTATGCGCCGGGTGACTTCGTTCCCAAGGAGCTCGATCTCTGCGCGACCTTCGGCGTGAGTCGCAGCACCGTGCGCAGCGCTCTTCAGTCGCTGGTGGCCGCGGGGATGATCAAGCGCATCTCAGGACAGGGTAGCCGCGTTCAGGAATTGGCGCAGTGGCACCTGCTCGACCCTCGGGTCAGCGACTGGATGGCCCGGTTCGCCCAGCCGAACCCGCGTATCCGCCGGGAAATCTTCGCCTTCCGGGTGGCGGTGGAGCCTTTCGTGGCCCGTCTGGCGGCCGAGCATGCCACTGCCGCCGACCTTCATGAGATCGAGACTGCGTATCTGGGCATGATCCGGGCACTCGAGTCGCCCGATCATTGCTATCAGGGCATCTGTCATGACGATCACGATGTGGCCTTCCACGAGGCCATCTTCTCGGCCACCCACAACCTGCTGTGGTCGCAGATCAGCCATGTGCTCAAGCCGGCGATCGCGTTGTTGGTCGAAACCTCGAATCACAGCGCCGACGAGCTCGAGGACAGCATGGAGCGCCATCGCCTGCTGATGGAGGCCATTCGCCTGCGTCGTCCGGACGAGGCCGAGCAGGCCGCGCTACGCGTGCTCGAGCGCACCGGACTGGATCTGGGCATCGAGAGCATCTTCACCACGCCGCTTTCTCACTTGCGCCTGCCGGGTGCATTGCCGCCCGCGTCATGA
- a CDS encoding HAD-IIB family hydrolase has translation MSSVPSSPPRLVFTDLDGTLLDHDSYEWQPAAPWLERLRHVGVTVIPVTSKTRAELMPLRQELGLRDTPFIAENGAVIGLPQAWQHARLDRDPTHVDGLAIKTPGIDIGFLRTRLGVLRDRLGVRFRGMGEMPIDDIIALTGLSEHRARLARVREGCEPLIWDDSEAALADFRQALEADGLCLMRGGRFWHAMGRLDKGDGVRWLVERYRALRGRLPETLGLGDGPNDVPLLEAVDRAVLIPGHHGHTISLTNPHQYLALRAGPSGWAEGIDHWWGDELPTLSNDEESRG, from the coding sequence ATGTCCTCCGTCCCGTCCTCACCGCCCCGCCTGGTCTTTACCGATCTCGATGGCACCCTGCTCGATCATGACAGCTACGAGTGGCAGCCGGCCGCGCCCTGGCTCGAGCGTCTGCGCCATGTCGGCGTGACGGTGATCCCGGTCACCAGCAAGACCCGCGCCGAGCTGATGCCGCTGCGTCAGGAACTGGGGCTTCGAGATACCCCCTTCATAGCCGAGAATGGTGCGGTCATTGGTCTGCCACAGGCCTGGCAGCATGCGCGTCTGGATCGCGATCCGACCCATGTCGATGGCCTGGCGATCAAGACGCCAGGCATCGATATCGGCTTCCTGCGCACGCGCCTGGGGGTGCTGCGTGATCGGCTGGGCGTGCGGTTTCGTGGCATGGGTGAGATGCCCATCGATGACATCATTGCCCTGACCGGCCTTTCGGAGCATCGGGCGCGGCTGGCGCGGGTGCGGGAGGGCTGCGAACCCCTGATCTGGGACGACAGCGAGGCGGCGCTGGCGGATTTTCGTCAGGCCCTGGAGGCGGACGGCCTGTGCCTGATGAGGGGCGGTCGCTTCTGGCATGCCATGGGGCGGCTCGACAAGGGGGACGGGGTGCGCTGGCTAGTGGAGCGCTATCGGGCACTGCGCGGCCGTCTGCCCGAGACGCTGGGGCTTGGCGATGGCCCCAATGATGTGCCGCTGCTCGAGGCCGTGGATCGCGCCGTGCTGATCCCGGGCCATCATGGCCACACCATCAGCCTGACCAACCCTCATCAATACCTGGCGCTTCGAGCCGGTCCCTCGGGCTGGGCGGAGGGGATCGACCATTGGTGGGGAGACGAGCTCCCCACCCTGAGCAACGATGAGGAGAGCCGCGGATGA